In Phyllostomus discolor isolate MPI-MPIP mPhyDis1 chromosome 3, mPhyDis1.pri.v3, whole genome shotgun sequence, a single genomic region encodes these proteins:
- the LOC114512605 gene encoding olfactory receptor 1361-like codes for MKPGNHTFSVSEFLLLGLSEQQGQQPLLFGIFLSMYLVTLVGNVVIILAIGSDPHLYTPMYFFLANFSLTDLCLSSTTVPRILVNILAHRHTITYAACLSQIYFFLWFIGLDVFLLAVMAYDRLVAICHPLRYTLVMSPRCCILLVVISLILSHSHSLTHTILLAQLSFCADNIIPHFFCELLPLLKLSCSNTYVNQCVLIYWGGALTILIPLLIIISYIRIVAAIVRIPSASGKWKAFSTCGSHLSAVCLFYVSAIGVYFIPSTDDSASKDRIAAVMYAVVTPLLNPFIYSLRNKDMKSALGRLLSRRAL; via the coding sequence ATGAAACCAGGAAACCACACATTCAGTGTCTCCGAATTCCTCCTTCTGGGCCTGTCTGAGCAGCAGGGACAGCAGCCTCTCCTCTTTGGCATCTTCCTGAGTATGTACCTTGTCACCCTGGTGGGGAATGTTGTCATCATCCTGGCCATTGGGTCTGATCCGCACCTTTacacccccatgtactttttcctgGCCAACTTCTCCCTCACAGACCTGTGTTTATCATCTACCACAGTCCCTAGGATACTGGTGAACATCCTGGCCCACAGGCACACCATCACCTATGCTGCATGCCTCTCTCAGATCTACTTCTTCCTTTGGTTCATTGGTTTAGATGTTTTCCTCCTGGCGGTGATGGCATATGACCGGCTTGTGGCTATCTGCCACCCCCTTCGCTACACCCTGGTCATGAGTCCCAGATGCTGTATCCTGCTGGTGGTCATATCCCTAATCCTCTCTCATTCACACTCTCTAACCCACACCATTCTCCTGGCTCAACTATCCTTCTGCGCAGACAACATCATCCCTCACTTCTTTTGTGAACTTCTCCCCCTGTTGAAACTCTCCTGTTCCAATACTTATGTCAACCAATGTGTGCTGATATACTGGGGAGGGGCATTAACCATCCTGATCCCCTTGCTAATCATAATTTCTTACATCCGCATTGTGGCTGCTATTGTGAGAATCCCATCAGCAAGTGGGAAGTGGAAGGCCTTCTCCACTTGCGGCTCCCACCTCTCAGCTGTGTGCTTGTTCTATGTGTCTGCCATTGGGGTGTACTTCATTCCCTCCACTGATGATTCTGCCAGCAAGGACAGGATTGCAGCTGTGATGTATGCTGTGGTGACCCCCCTGCTGAACCCATTCATCTACAGCCTGAGAAACAAAGACATGAAGAGTGCCCTGGGGAGACTTCTGAGCCGAAGGGCACTGTGA